One region of Betaproteobacteria bacterium genomic DNA includes:
- the lon gene encoding endopeptidase La codes for MNNLPVEPPVLVDAPDTASLAGAEAAARAHGRESKAVPEDAMIIVPSRNVVLFPGVVFPLTIGRPGSIAAAQEALRAERPVGVLLQRQPEVNTPGPENLHWVGTVANIMRYVTTEDGVHHMVCQGTQRFRVLQFVEGYPFLVARIAPVETPDVNGAEIEARMLNLKARAAEVFELLPQAPAELVAAIQSLNSANQLCDMVASFADVRVAEKQEILETFDLKERMDKVAKLLAGRLEILKLTRQISEQTQEALGEQQRKHVLREQMRTIQKELGEADDRTAEVEELEKLIGEAKMPEDVDKQARKELKRLERMPEGAGEYSMIRTYLDWLVELPWNTRSEGEIDIAEARRVLDEDHFGLDKIKRRILEFLAVRKLNPEGKSPILCFVGPPGVGKTSLGQSIAKATGRKFARVSLGGTHDEAEIRGHRRTYIGALPGNIIQAIRKAGTNDCVLMLDEMDKLGAGGFHGDPSSALLEVLDPEQNATFRDNYLGVPFDLSHVMFIGTANMLDTVPGPLRDRMEIIHLPGYTQEEKLQIARRYLVKRQMESNGLAPEQVTLSDETVRAIIYDYTREAGVRNLEREIGSVMRRAAMRIAEGVATRMDVGPNDLEEILGPRRFESEVALRTSMPGVATGLAWTPVGGDILFIEATRVPGSGKLILTGQLGEVMKESGQAALSLIKSRAQSLAVDASLFEKSDIHVHVPAGATPKDGPSAGVAMFLALASLMTGRPVRSDTAMTGEISLRGLVLPIGGVKEKVLAALRAGITRVMLPARNRKDLTDVPEDARSQIEFIWLETVDDAVHAALGEPAAGELSAADVR; via the coding sequence ATGAACAACTTGCCCGTTGAGCCCCCGGTATTGGTCGATGCGCCCGATACCGCCAGCCTGGCCGGCGCCGAGGCAGCGGCGCGCGCCCATGGCCGCGAAAGCAAGGCGGTGCCCGAGGATGCGATGATCATCGTGCCCTCGCGCAATGTCGTGCTGTTCCCCGGCGTGGTGTTCCCGCTGACCATCGGCCGGCCGGGCTCGATCGCGGCTGCGCAGGAAGCCCTGCGGGCCGAGCGCCCCGTCGGCGTGCTGCTGCAGCGCCAGCCCGAGGTCAATACGCCGGGGCCGGAAAATCTCCATTGGGTGGGCACGGTGGCCAACATCATGCGCTACGTGACCACCGAGGACGGCGTGCACCACATGGTCTGCCAAGGAACGCAGCGCTTTCGCGTGCTGCAATTCGTGGAAGGCTATCCGTTCCTGGTTGCGCGCATCGCGCCGGTGGAGACGCCCGATGTCAACGGCGCCGAAATCGAAGCGCGCATGCTCAACTTGAAGGCGCGAGCGGCAGAGGTGTTCGAACTGCTGCCGCAAGCCCCCGCCGAGCTGGTCGCCGCAATCCAGAGCCTCAATTCGGCCAACCAGCTTTGCGATATGGTCGCGAGCTTCGCCGACGTGCGCGTGGCCGAGAAGCAGGAGATCCTCGAGACCTTCGATCTCAAGGAGCGCATGGACAAGGTCGCCAAGCTGCTCGCCGGCCGCCTGGAGATCCTGAAGCTCACGCGCCAGATCAGCGAGCAGACCCAGGAGGCTTTGGGCGAGCAGCAGCGCAAGCACGTGCTGCGCGAGCAGATGCGCACGATCCAGAAGGAGCTGGGCGAGGCCGACGACCGCACGGCCGAGGTCGAGGAGCTGGAGAAGCTCATCGGCGAGGCCAAGATGCCGGAGGACGTCGACAAGCAGGCGCGCAAGGAGCTGAAGCGCCTGGAGCGCATGCCCGAAGGCGCGGGCGAGTACTCGATGATCCGCACCTATCTCGACTGGCTGGTGGAGCTGCCGTGGAACACGCGCAGTGAAGGCGAGATTGACATCGCGGAGGCGCGCCGCGTCCTGGACGAGGACCACTTCGGTCTCGACAAGATCAAGCGCCGCATCCTCGAGTTCCTCGCGGTGCGCAAGCTCAACCCCGAGGGCAAGAGCCCGATCCTGTGCTTCGTCGGACCGCCCGGCGTGGGCAAGACTTCGCTCGGCCAGAGCATCGCCAAGGCAACCGGGCGGAAGTTCGCGCGCGTGAGCCTCGGCGGCACGCATGACGAGGCGGAGATCCGCGGCCATCGGCGCACCTACATCGGTGCGCTGCCGGGCAACATCATCCAGGCGATTCGCAAGGCGGGTACCAACGACTGCGTGCTGATGCTCGACGAGATGGACAAGCTCGGGGCGGGCGGCTTTCACGGCGATCCGTCGTCGGCGCTACTCGAAGTGCTCGATCCGGAGCAGAACGCGACCTTCCGCGACAACTACCTCGGGGTGCCGTTCGATCTGTCACACGTGATGTTCATCGGCACGGCGAACATGCTCGACACGGTTCCCGGGCCTTTGCGCGACCGGATGGAGATCATTCACCTTCCGGGCTATACGCAGGAAGAGAAGCTGCAGATCGCGCGGCGCTACCTGGTCAAGCGGCAGATGGAATCGAACGGGCTCGCGCCCGAGCAGGTGACGCTGAGCGACGAGACGGTGCGCGCGATCATCTACGACTACACGCGCGAGGCGGGTGTTCGCAACCTCGAGCGCGAGATCGGTTCGGTCATGCGGCGCGCGGCGATGCGCATCGCCGAGGGCGTGGCGACCCGCATGGACGTCGGCCCGAATGACCTCGAGGAGATTCTCGGGCCGCGCCGGTTCGAAAGCGAGGTCGCGCTTCGCACCAGTATGCCGGGCGTTGCGACCGGGCTGGCGTGGACGCCCGTGGGCGGAGACATCCTCTTCATCGAGGCGACCCGCGTGCCGGGCAGCGGCAAGCTGATCCTCACCGGCCAGCTGGGCGAGGTGATGAAGGAAAGCGGCCAGGCAGCGTTGAGCCTCATCAAGTCGCGTGCGCAATCGCTCGCTGTCGATGCGTCGTTGTTCGAGAAGAGCGACATCCACGTGCACGTGCCGGCCGGGGCAACGCCCAAGGACGGTCCCAGCGCGGGGGTGGCGATGTTTCTTGCGCTGGCCTCGCTCATGACCGGGCGGCCGGTGCGCAGCGATACCGCCATGACGGGCGAGATCAGCCTGCGCGGCCTGGTGTTACCGATCGGGGGTGTGAAGGAGAAGGTACTCGCGGCCCTGCGCGCCGGCATCACGCGCGTGATGCTGCCCGCCCGCAACCGCAAGGACCTCACCGACGTGCCGGAGGATGCGCGCAGTCAGATCGAGTTCATCTGGCTCGAAACCGTCGACGATGCGGTTCATGCGGCGCTCGGTGAGCCGGCGGCCGGTGAACTGAGCGCCGCGGACGTTCGCTGA
- a CDS encoding FAA hydrolase family protein, whose amino-acid sequence MTFCTLASGGLGVRTERGILDVGRASALFRIKAPTDIHAVIEGADCAPLAKLVGKALDDKRGRSVLVSESRARFGPVVPRPEKILCVGLNYRKHAEEAGMPIPPVPILFSKFNNALSGHGAKIKVLPRDLASQFDYEVELVIVIGRKAVNVSEADALKYVFGYCNGNDLSTRELQMRTSQWMLGKMQDGFAPIGPWLVTADQIPNPNALQVETHVNGELRQSENTSDMIYDCKQIVSYSSRYLTLKPGDIIFTGTPSGVILGYPQDKRVWLKPGDKVATTIDKLGTLEVILA is encoded by the coding sequence ATGACGTTCTGCACGCTGGCGAGCGGCGGTCTCGGTGTCCGGACCGAGCGTGGGATCCTGGACGTGGGCCGGGCCTCCGCGCTCTTCCGCATCAAGGCGCCGACCGACATCCACGCCGTGATCGAAGGGGCCGACTGCGCGCCGCTGGCGAAGCTGGTCGGCAAGGCGCTCGACGACAAGCGAGGCCGCAGCGTGCTGGTTTCTGAAAGCCGCGCGCGCTTCGGCCCGGTGGTCCCGCGCCCCGAGAAGATCCTGTGCGTGGGGCTCAACTACCGCAAGCACGCGGAAGAGGCCGGCATGCCGATCCCGCCGGTGCCGATTCTTTTCAGCAAGTTCAACAACGCGCTTTCCGGCCACGGGGCGAAGATCAAGGTGCTGCCGCGCGATCTGGCCAGCCAGTTCGACTACGAGGTGGAGCTGGTGATCGTCATCGGCCGCAAGGCGGTCAACGTGAGCGAGGCCGATGCGCTCAAGTACGTGTTCGGCTACTGCAACGGCAACGATCTCTCGACGCGCGAGCTGCAGATGCGCACCAGCCAGTGGATGCTGGGCAAGATGCAGGATGGCTTCGCCCCGATCGGACCGTGGCTCGTGACCGCCGACCAGATCCCGAACCCGAACGCGCTTCAAGTCGAGACGCACGTCAACGGCGAGCTGCGCCAGTCGGAGAACACCTCCGACATGATCTACGATTGCAAGCAGATCGTGAGCTACTCATCGCGCTACCTCACACTCAAGCCCGGCGACATCATCTTCACCGGTACGCCGTCGGGCGTGATCCTGGGCTATCCGCAGGACAAGCGCGTGTGGTTGAAGCCCGGCGACAAGGTCGCGACCACGATCGACAAGCTCGGCACACTGGAAGTGATCCTGGCGTAG
- a CDS encoding DEAD/DEAH box helicase produces MRAVAEQGYTVPTPIQAKAIPAVLAGHDILAAAQTGTGKTAAFTLPLLHRLAHGATTSTSPARHPIRVLVLTPTRELAAQIQESVRGYGRHLPIRSTVVYGGVGMTPQVDVLRRGVDILVATPGRLLDHASQKTVDLSRVEVLVLDEADRMLDMGFIRDIRRILALLPAKRQNLLFSATFSAEIRRLADGLLNAPVTIEVARRNAEAELVTQRIHQVSQDRKRHALAHLVRTGGWNQVLVFTRTKHGANRLAEQLDREGITASAIHGNKSQPQRLKALAEFKQGAVRVLVATDIAARGLDIEALPHVVNFDLPHVAEDYVHRIGRTGRAGLSGEAISLVSPEERSELAAIEKLIGRRIERLPIPGWEPSHAPAAQSLPTPERAKPLPANAPRDRARRPKASTPRPEHRPEHRSERRPDHRPERQAPRSHPESSVISSESRAHEPRRPNPPRPHAAAQESRPPQRPRVGALLGALPAARDERS; encoded by the coding sequence ATGCGCGCGGTTGCCGAACAAGGCTATACCGTCCCCACTCCGATCCAGGCGAAAGCCATTCCGGCCGTCCTCGCCGGACACGATATCCTGGCTGCGGCCCAGACCGGAACGGGTAAGACCGCGGCCTTCACCTTGCCGCTGCTGCACCGATTGGCGCACGGGGCCACCACCAGCACTTCGCCCGCCCGCCATCCCATTCGCGTTCTCGTGCTCACCCCGACACGCGAGCTTGCGGCCCAGATCCAGGAGAGCGTGCGAGGGTACGGCCGCCATCTGCCGATCCGCTCCACCGTGGTTTATGGCGGCGTGGGCATGACGCCGCAGGTCGACGTGCTGCGCCGGGGCGTGGACATTCTGGTCGCGACGCCCGGTCGGCTGCTCGATCATGCCTCGCAAAAGACCGTCGACTTGTCGCGCGTGGAAGTCCTGGTGCTGGACGAAGCCGATCGCATGCTCGACATGGGATTCATTCGCGACATCCGCCGTATCCTCGCGCTGCTGCCGGCGAAACGGCAGAACCTGCTCTTCTCGGCCACCTTCTCGGCCGAGATCCGGCGTCTGGCCGACGGATTGCTGAACGCTCCGGTCACCATCGAGGTCGCGCGCCGCAATGCCGAGGCCGAGCTGGTGACACAGCGCATCCATCAGGTATCCCAGGATCGCAAGCGCCACGCGCTCGCGCATCTCGTGCGCACCGGAGGCTGGAACCAGGTGCTGGTCTTCACGCGCACCAAACACGGCGCGAACCGGCTGGCCGAGCAGCTCGACCGCGAGGGGATCACGGCCTCGGCGATCCACGGCAACAAGAGCCAGCCGCAGCGGCTCAAGGCCCTGGCCGAATTCAAGCAAGGCGCCGTGCGGGTCCTGGTCGCCACCGATATCGCCGCCCGTGGGCTCGATATCGAAGCGCTGCCGCACGTGGTCAACTTCGACCTGCCGCACGTGGCCGAGGACTACGTCCATCGCATCGGGCGCACCGGCCGCGCCGGCTTGAGCGGGGAAGCGATTTCGCTGGTGAGCCCCGAAGAGCGTTCCGAGCTGGCGGCGATCGAAAAGCTGATCGGGCGCCGGATCGAGCGCCTGCCGATTCCGGGCTGGGAGCCGTCGCACGCGCCGGCAGCGCAGTCCCTGCCGACGCCGGAACGCGCGAAGCCCTTGCCGGCGAACGCGCCGCGGGACCGGGCGCGGAGGCCGAAGGCGAGCACCCCTCGACCCGAGCATCGACCCGAGCATCGGTCCGAGCGCCGGCCCGACCATCGGCCCGAGCGCCAGGCGCCGCGATCGCATCCGGAGAGCTCGGTCATCTCGAGCGAATCGAGGGCGCACGAGCCCCGACGGCCGAATCCGCCGCGCCCGCACGCCGCCGCCCAAGAATCGCGCCCGCCGCAGCGACCACGCGTCGGTGCGCTGCTCGGTGCGCTGCCCGCGGCTCGCGACGAGCGCAGCTAG
- a CDS encoding M20/M25/M40 family metallo-hydrolase — protein sequence MTREAAISKATAYHDQGQLIDDLRRRVAIRSESQVASSRPHLYEYLDREIAPALAQMGFHTERFENPMEGGGPILVAERIEDPSLPTMLTYGHGDVIRGLEEQWRSGLGPWTLIEEGSRYYGRGSADNKGQHSINMAALGCVLQARGRLGFNVKMLMETSEELGSPGLRAFCEREQERLRADVFIASDGPRLNAKRPTLFLGSRGALNITLRVHFRDGGNHSGNWGGLLANPGIVLAHAIASIVSHNGQVLARELMPPPMPASVRAALADCPVEPIEGEPTVDDWWGEPGFTRAEKVFGWNTFEVLAFRTGNPDNPVNAIPGQAVAFCQIRFVAGTDPDALVPALRRHLDANGFDAVQIELSRKSFMAATRLDPHNPWVRWAAASIERTTGVKPAILPNLGGSLPNECFAEVLGLPTLWVPHSYAGCSQHAPDEHVLAPLLREGMQMMSGLFWDLGEADLPLGRTAATAG from the coding sequence ATGACGCGTGAAGCAGCGATCTCGAAGGCGACCGCCTATCACGACCAGGGCCAGTTGATCGACGACCTGCGCCGGCGCGTCGCGATCCGCTCGGAGAGCCAGGTGGCGTCGAGCCGGCCGCATCTGTACGAATATCTCGATCGCGAAATCGCTCCGGCGCTCGCGCAGATGGGGTTCCACACCGAGCGCTTCGAAAACCCGATGGAAGGCGGCGGCCCCATCCTGGTGGCCGAGCGCATCGAAGACCCTTCGCTCCCTACCATGCTTACCTACGGTCACGGCGACGTGATCCGGGGACTGGAGGAGCAGTGGCGCAGCGGGCTCGGCCCCTGGACGTTGATCGAGGAGGGCAGCCGCTATTACGGCCGCGGCAGCGCCGACAACAAGGGCCAGCACTCGATCAACATGGCGGCGCTGGGCTGCGTGTTGCAGGCCCGTGGGCGCCTCGGGTTCAACGTCAAAATGTTGATGGAGACCAGCGAGGAGCTGGGCTCGCCCGGGCTGCGCGCCTTCTGCGAGCGCGAGCAGGAGCGCCTGCGCGCCGACGTGTTCATCGCCTCCGACGGCCCGCGCCTGAACGCGAAGCGGCCGACTCTGTTTCTCGGCTCGCGCGGCGCGCTCAACATCACCTTGCGCGTGCATTTTCGCGACGGCGGCAATCATTCCGGCAACTGGGGCGGGCTGCTCGCCAATCCGGGCATTGTGCTCGCGCACGCCATCGCCAGCATCGTGTCGCACAACGGCCAGGTGCTCGCGCGCGAGCTGATGCCCCCGCCCATGCCGGCATCGGTGCGCGCGGCCCTGGCGGACTGTCCGGTGGAGCCAATCGAAGGCGAGCCCACCGTCGACGACTGGTGGGGAGAACCGGGATTCACGCGTGCGGAGAAGGTGTTCGGCTGGAACACGTTCGAAGTGCTCGCATTCCGCACCGGCAATCCGGACAACCCGGTCAACGCGATCCCGGGGCAGGCGGTGGCGTTCTGCCAGATCCGCTTCGTCGCCGGCACCGACCCGGATGCGCTCGTGCCCGCGCTGCGCCGTCACCTCGACGCCAACGGCTTCGACGCGGTCCAGATCGAGCTCTCGCGCAAGAGCTTCATGGCGGCGACCCGTCTCGATCCGCACAATCCGTGGGTACGCTGGGCCGCCGCGTCGATCGAGCGCACCACCGGCGTGAAGCCCGCGATTCTGCCCAATCTCGGCGGCTCATTGCCGAACGAGTGCTTCGCCGAGGTGCTGGGGCTGCCGACGCTGTGGGTGCCGCACTCGTACGCCGGCTGCAGCCAGCACGCACCCGACGAGCACGTGCTGGCGCCGCTACTGCGCGAGGGCATGCAGATGATGTCGGGGCTGTTCTGGGATCTGGGCGAGGCCGATCTTCCGCTCGGACGCACCGCCGCAACCGCAGGCTAG
- a CDS encoding Hsp20 family protein, which produces MDDRYARSWMWSEAIRMLDEADRLRQQFFRLQEQQSTQDEPQHSGGVWEPPVDIYETDESWTVLVALPGVPSERIRYRLDGDCLDIVAERTIPHGCADGAIRRKEIPHGRFVRRLRFRGPPQEISHAALQDGCLLVTLRKPNP; this is translated from the coding sequence ATGGATGATCGCTACGCACGCTCATGGATGTGGTCGGAGGCGATTCGCATGCTGGACGAGGCGGATCGCCTGCGGCAGCAGTTCTTCCGGCTGCAGGAACAGCAATCGACGCAGGATGAGCCGCAGCATTCGGGTGGTGTATGGGAGCCGCCGGTCGATATCTACGAGACCGACGAGAGCTGGACGGTGCTGGTCGCACTGCCCGGCGTTCCCTCGGAGCGCATCCGTTACCGCCTCGATGGCGATTGCCTCGACATCGTGGCCGAGCGAACCATCCCGCACGGATGCGCCGACGGCGCCATCCGGCGCAAGGAGATTCCGCATGGACGATTTGTACGCCGGTTGCGCTTCCGGGGCCCGCCGCAGGAGATTTCCCATGCGGCCCTGCAGGATGGCTGTCTGTTGGTCACATTGCGCAAGCCGAACCCATGA
- a CDS encoding ATP-binding cassette domain-containing protein, whose product MTTGPIVEIDNVHFSFPGREIFCGISAAIARGSIVGIMGASGSGKTTLLRLIGGQLLPQQGSVRIDGEAINALDRDDLYRVRRKIGMQFQQGGLFTDLSVFENVAFPMREKADLPERMIRDIVLMKLNAVGLRGAARLMPSELSGGMARRVGLARAIAMDPDLIMYDEPFSGLDPIACNVIGNLVRELNDALGVTSIVVSYDAREALKVIDYVYFIANGKVAAQGPAEEIRRSGDPLVHQFIRGEPDGPVAFHLAGGNYAEALGVKREG is encoded by the coding sequence ATGACCACCGGCCCCATCGTCGAAATCGACAACGTCCATTTCTCCTTTCCCGGGCGCGAGATCTTCTGCGGCATTTCGGCTGCCATTGCGCGCGGCAGCATCGTCGGCATCATGGGCGCGAGCGGCTCGGGCAAGACCACGCTGCTGCGCCTGATCGGGGGTCAGCTGCTGCCGCAACAGGGATCGGTGCGCATCGACGGCGAAGCGATCAATGCACTCGACCGCGATGATCTTTACCGCGTGCGGCGAAAAATCGGGATGCAGTTCCAGCAAGGCGGGCTCTTCACTGACCTGTCGGTGTTCGAGAACGTCGCTTTTCCCATGCGCGAAAAGGCGGACCTGCCCGAGCGCATGATTCGCGACATCGTGCTGATGAAGCTCAACGCCGTGGGGCTGCGCGGGGCTGCCCGGCTCATGCCCTCGGAGCTCTCCGGGGGCATGGCGCGCCGAGTCGGGCTGGCTCGCGCCATCGCGATGGACCCGGATCTCATCATGTACGACGAGCCTTTTTCCGGGCTCGATCCGATTGCGTGCAACGTGATCGGCAACCTCGTACGCGAGCTGAACGACGCGCTCGGCGTGACGTCGATCGTGGTGTCCTACGATGCGAGGGAAGCGCTGAAGGTGATCGACTACGTCTACTTCATCGCCAACGGCAAGGTCGCCGCACAGGGTCCGGCCGAGGAGATCCGACGCTCCGGAGACCCACTCGTCCACCAGTTCATCCGCGGCGAACCCGATGGGCCGGTGGCGTTTCATTTGGCGGGCGGGAATTATGCGGAGGCGTTGGGAGTGAAGAGGGAAGGGTGA